TTGCCTTGTTATTTTTATTGACTAAATTATTTTTTAACGTCAATGCAATGCCTCTTACTGAGTTAAATCTCACCCACTATTATTTGTAATGAAACAAACAAAATGTCAGTCAGCCCTGTGTCAGAAAGGGCTTGAGCGGGTACTTGAGCGGGTATGAATTAATTTGCTCCTTTTAAGCTTTTTTCAGCCACAACCAAATAAGCATAAATTTAAATTATTTTAACATCCACCTCAAGTATTACAACGGAAGATGAGCCTATTCTAGGTTTTTTACACATTAATTAAACTTAAATTTGAGATGACAAAAATTAAAGATAAGAAAATTATGACGGTTAATGGGTATCAATTTTAAAACTAACGGCCTTTTCTGATTAAAAGTGATTAATTTATTTTCTAACCGATAAGGTTTGCCCCTTGTTTAAATAGCAACTGAATTAATCTCATCAATCTATATTAATAAATAGTTAGGTAAAATAATGAAATATATTAAGGTTTTTAATCGTCTCATTTTCAGTAGTTTATTTTTAATATTTTCGACTCAGGTCATGGCAATAAACTGGCAAGCGGAGTGGATTTGGACACCGCAAAAAATTGGCAAACCAAACTCTTGGGTGGCTCTGCGCAAAGAGGTTAATGTTGAAGAATTAAGCGATACAGCCACCGCCTATATCAGCGCCGATACCAAATATTGGTTGTGGATCAATGGTGAAATGGTCGTGTTTGAAGGCAGTTATACTGGCGGGCCATCACCTGTTAAAGCTTCTCCTCGAGTCGATAGTTTCCCAATCGCGTCTAATAAATATTACGACGAAGTCGATATCAGCGAGTATTTAAAACCGGGTAAAAACACCATTGCTGCTTTAGGTTGGTATTACGGCGCCAATGGCGATAAAGGCACGCATATCTCTGCTAGAATCGCTGGTTTTATTTTTCAAGCTAAGGTCGGTGAACAAACTATAATTTCAGATGCCTCTTGGAAAGCTAAAGAACACAATGCATACCAACCTGTGGAGAAAGAAAAACACCGTCGGGTTGCCGCATGGAGTGTTAAATATGATGCCCGAAAAGACATGAATGACTGGAGTGATCAGGCTTGGTACATGCCAGGTTATGACGACTCAGCATGGAAACCGGCCAAAAGCATGCATCGTCCACCACGAGCCCCTTTTTATGAACTATATCCAAGTGAAATTCCAATTTTAAATGATTATGGTTTAGCCAATTGTAGCAATTTCCCAGATTCAGCTTTCCCTTTTGTCAGCGACGGAAAAAAAATTAAATGTAAGTTAGATTTTAATAAAAACATCACCCCATATTTTGATATTGAAGCGGACGCTGGCTTAAATATTCATATCAAATCTAATATGCGTTTAAATACCATTCAAACCGACTACACCACCAAACAAGGTCGACAGCAGTTTGAATCTTTGTCTTGGATGAACGCTCGCATTATCGAATATACCATTCCAAAAGGCGTTAAAGTGCATGGCTTAAAATATCGCTGGACGGGTGTGGGTGCAACTCCCGGTCATTTTGAGTCTGACGATGATTGGTACTCACGCATTTGGCAAATGGCAGAGAACACTTTATACATTTGTGCCCGTGATAATTTTATGGACACACCGGATAGAGAGCGCGGTTTATGGATTGGTGATGTTGCCGACCAAGCCAGTTATTTATTCTATTCAATGGATAAACCCGGTCGCGATTTATTGAAAAAAGCCATTAAAGTGACCATGGCTTTTAGTGATTCTGAATCAGGTATTTTCGCGGGTTTAGGTCCGGGCCGTTTCCGCGAATTACCAGCGCAAAGCCTGCAATTTATTGAGCAAGGGATTTGGCATTATTACTACAACACCGGCGATTTAGAAACGCTTGAATACGCATATCCGTATGTACATAAGTATCTAGAACTTTGGGGCATTAAAGATAATGGTTTAGCCACGTTTAGAAGTGGTGCATGGAAATGGACCGACTGGGGCCCGCAAGACACCATTGATTACGATGTAATTCAAAATGCGCTTTATTACAGTGCCTTAGTATCTGCACGTAAAATGGCAAAAGCGCTGGGTGATGACACTCATATTGCCATGTATGACCAGCGCATTGACTCTATTAAAGCCGCTTATCAAAAATACTACTGGCAAGATGGTTTCTATAGCAGTAAACCAAACAAACTAAAAGATGACAGAGCCAACGCTATTGCTATTTTATTTGGTTTAGCCAAACCAGAACAGTACCAACAAATTGTTGATAACGTTTTAGTACCAAATCATTTTGCCAGCCCACATTTTGAATGGATGGTTTATAACGCCATGGCAATAGCGGGTCGTTATGACGATGCTTTAGCTCGAATGAAGACCCGCTACGCCAAGCAAGTAAATAATCCAGCATTATCTACTTTGGCTGAGTATTTACCTAGCGGCGGCACTGAAAACCACGCCTGGAATGCACCGGCGACTGTACTAAGTCAATATATTGCGGGGATTGCGCCTACCTCGGTGGCGTGGAAAACCTTTGACATCAAGCCGAATATGGCCCACATGAAACAAATAAAACAATTAGTTCCAAGTGTGCAAGGTGATATTGATTTTGAAATTAGCCGCAGCTCGGATGACATTAAAATTTCATTAAGCTCGCCTAAAGGCACAACCGCTGTTGTTGGTATTCCAAAACAATATTTTGAGATTGATGAAGTGACGGTAAATCAACAAAAAGTTTGGACTAAAAATAAGTCTTTCTGGTCAAAAGCAAAACCGATTGATGGCGTTAAATTTATCAATGCGGATGATAAATATCTGAACTTTGAGGTCACTGGCGGTCAGTGGCAAATTGAAGCTAAAAAATAATATCTGGTATTTAAGTGAATCAAGCTTTCTCAAACTCAAAGCTGGTTCAAGGAAATTAAAAGGCCATGCATAAGCTGACTATATATGGCCTTTTCATAAAGCTTTAAAACAACCTTTATAAAACCATCAGCTAATAACAATGGGGCATGATTGAAAGGCTAAGCCTGAATCATAATAAAATTAATGGGTCTATCAATGAAAAACAATTCTAACTCGCTGACGACTATTTTTAGAAAAAAGTTAGGGATAAGCCTGAGTGTAACCACTTTAAGTTTGCTTAGTGCATGCAACAATACCGGTGTGCAACAATCTGATCCAACAACAGAAACATTGGTTGAATCAAAACCGGTTCAACAAGCCAATGACGCTTTTTATCAAGCCCCGGCGGATATCCTTAAACAAAACTTTAAATCGCCGCCTGAGCAAGTTAAACCTTGGGTTTATTGGTATTGGATAAGCGACCATATTTCTAAAACTGGCATTGAAAAAGATTTAGCCGCAATGCAAAAAGCCGGCATTAATACGGCGTTAATCGGCATTGTTCACCTAAATGGTGAACAAGGTGATGTGAAAGCCTTAACCGACCCATGGTGGGATCACGTACGTTTTGCCATCAAAAAGGCTGCAGGCTACAACATTGATATTGGTTTATTTAATTCACCCGGTTGGAGTCAGTCGGGTGGCCCTTGGGTCGACTTAGATAAATCAATGCGTTATCTGGACAACCAGGAGTTTCAGGTTGCTGGCCCACAACAATTTTCAATGACTTTGCCAGCGCCGGGCGCAAAAGGCATGTCGGGTGAATATTATCAGGATGTGAAAATCGTCGCGTTTAAAACGCCCACTTATGAAAAAAATCGATTAACGCCAAATAATAGCCAAATTACAATAAGCAACCCGGCTACACAAAAGGCGTTAGTTCAACAGGATTTAACTGCTTTATTTGATAATAAAACATCAACCAGTTATCACCTGCCTGATGCTGTCTTAAAGCATAATGGCAAAGGGCCGAGAGGTGGCCGGTTACAAGTTGATTTTCAGCCAAGTCAAACGTTTCAGGCCCGCAGCTTAGAGCTTTACCCTCACAAGAGTTTTAGAACTCAAGTCACTTTGTCGGCTAAAAACGCTGCCGGACAATTTGAAGAGATAAGAACATTTGAAATGCAACGTCCGCGGGATATGGCAGCCATAGGCCCAGATCACGATGCGCCTATCGTAGTCACTTTTCCTGCTATCGAGTCTAGCCACTTTCGTTTAACCTTTAATGGTTTTCATCTGGGGCGTAAAAAAAACAAAGATGAGCCAATTGGTTTTAAAGAAATCTCATTATCTACAGCTTACAAACTTGAACGTTATCAAGAAAAGAAATTGGCAAAAGTATTTCCCAATCCCATGCCAAAATTTGATACTTACCAATGGCCATTATCAACGCCGATTGATCATCCACAATTATTAGTTCAAGGCTCTGAAGTAGTTGATATTACTGAATTTTCCAAAAACGGTGAGCTGAATTGGCAAGTTCCTAAAGGTGACTGGACCATTGTTCGTTATTTTATGCGCCCTACCGGCACCAAAAATAGCCCATCAAGCAAACCGGCTCAAGGGCCAGAAATTGATAAACAAAGTAAAAAAATTGCCCAATATCACTTCGATGCCTACATAGGTAAATTTTTATCCTCCATGCCAGCTGAAGATCGCACCGCATTAAAATATGCCGTGGTCGATAGTTACGAAAAAGGTGCTCAAAACTGGACCGACGGTTTTGCTGAAAAATTTAAGCAGCGCTATGGTTACGATCCAATTCCCTATTTACCGGTTTACAGCGGCCGTGTAGTTAATAGCGTGGAACACAGTGAGCGTTTTTTATGGGACATACGACGTTTAGTCGCCGACAACGTTGCCTATGAATATACCGCAGGCCTTAGAGAAAGAGCCAATGAAAATGGTTTAAAACTTTGGTTAGAAAATTATGGTCATTGGGGTTTCCCCGCTGAGTTTTTACAATACGGTGGACAAGCTGATATTGTCAGCGGCGAGTTTTGGGCAAGTGGTGATTTAGGCGCAATAGAATTAAAAGCCGCCTCATCAGCGGCTCATATTTATGGCCAAAAAACCGTGATGTCAGAATCTTTTACGTCAGGCCGTGATACCAGCTTTAAAAATCATCCGTGGAATTTTAAAAAACGCGGTGATTGGTCGTTTGTTGAAGGCGTAAACCACACCCTTTTACACGTTTATATCCATCAAGCGTACGACGAACGTTTTCCGGGCGTAAATGCCTGGTTTGGCTCTGAGTTTAACCGCAACAATACCTGGTTTGATTATATGGGCAGCTGGTTAAATTACATCAAACGCGCCAATTATATGATGCAGCAAGGCAAGTATGTCGCTGATATTATGTATTTTATTGGTGAAGATGCGCCAAAAATGACAGGTGAAATAAACCCTGCCTTGCCTGCAGGTTATTCGTATGACTTTATAAATGCCGAAGTCATATTAGAGCGTTTAAGCTTCGCCGATGGTTATTACCAACTTCCGGATGGCATGCGTTTTAAACTGTTAGTTTTACCTAATTTAGAAACGATGCGCCCTGCTGTGCTGGCAAAAATTGCGCAATTGGTAGAACAAGGCGGCGCAGTTTATGGCCCTAAGCCTAAGCGTTCACCAAGTTTAGAGAACTACCCACAAAGTGATAAACGTGTGCAGGAATTAGCTAACACTTTATGGCAAAACATAGACGGTAAACAGACAACGCAAGCTCGATACGGCAAAGGTTCTGTCTTTTACCAGCAAGCTCAAGATGTCAAAGGTGCTAACGCTGAAACGATCGATTTAGGCGTAATTTTAGATCAATTAAACACACCAGCTGATTTAAGTGGTTTACCAAAAAAGGTCATATGGAGCCATCGCAGTAGCGATACGCACGATATTTATTTTATTGCCAACCAATCAGAACAGGTGCTCAGCATTAACCCAAGTTTCCGCACGACAGCTCACCAAGGTCAGCCTCAGTATTTTAATGCTGTGACCGGTGATATTTCAGACATTGCTCAGTTTAAAAAGGCTAATGGCCGTATTGAGATACCAATGCAGCTAAATGAACTGGAATCACGTTTTATCGTGTTTGAAAAACAACCATCCGCTCAAAGTCACACCCTTGGCAAACAAAATATTCACCAAGTAAACCACGACGGTAAAGCTGTTTTGTTAGCAAGTCAATTTGATAAGCAAGGCAACCGTATTATTGAAGTGAGCAAAAACGGGGCTTACCAAATCATCAATCAGGATGGCAGCGAGCAAACAGTATCAGTTGCCGATTTGCCTGAAGTGATAACGTTAGACCAACCTTGGCAGCTAACCTTTCAAGAAAACCGTGATGTACCAAGCAGTTTAACCTTAGACAAGTTAACCTCATTAACTGAGCTAAAACCGGTCGCTTTGCAGCATTATTCGGGCAGCATTCAGTATCAAACAAGCTTTAATTTAAGCCCAGAAATGTTACGGGATAATCAACAACTGCAACTGGATTTAGGCGAAGTTGGCGTCATAGCGCGTGTGAATATTAACGGTAAAGATTTAGGGGATTTATGGAGCCGGCCTCTGACCGTTAACATTAATGACGCAGTAAAAGCCGGTATCAACACCCTAACCATTGATGTGGCGACTACTTGGTTAAACCGTATTATTGGTGATTTAAAATATCCGGAGCAATTCCCAGAAAGCAACAAAGCTAAAAGCTTCAAAACCGACATTACCTTTGAGGGAACCATCAAGAAAAACGCCGCACTACAGCGTTCGGGGTTAATCGGACCGGTGCAACTTAAAGCGATTCGTCAGGTGAAGCTATAGCCACCTAAAATAAGCAGGATAACCACTATTTTGGCGCAAGTGACGCTGTTGGTTATCCTGTTTTTCACCATCAAAAACTAGTGAACCCATTAACATCTACTTTTTCAGGAAAATAATCCTAATGCATTACCTCAATAAAACAGCAGCCACAGCGATATTACTCTTAAGTTGTATTTTCATGGCCTCCTGCTCTACTTCATTAGCACCAGAAAGTGTTAACGATGACGATATAATTAAAAGCCAGCCTTATTCGTTTGAATCTTTATATCAACAGCAAGGTATTGATCAATCATGGCAACAATTATTGCAAACCGACGACCTAAAACCGCTTGGCACCCATACAAGGCACGGTTCTTTGGGCGCGGAGGTTGATATTAATAATCAACTTATTGAAACTGGCCCATATGCCAATACCCCGATCGATGCAGTGAAAAGGGATATGCGTTTGCATACCTTAGGGCATCCGGCACTGGATAGTAAAGACTTTGCCAAGTGGTCTCGTTGGTATCAGGAAGACGGCAATACCCAAATATTTCGATTATTTAAAGACGAAGTTAATACCTCAAATAAACGAAAAAATGCCGCTAGGGTAGAAACTTTTATCCCGAGTCAACGCTGGTTACCTCAGCTCGGTGTAGTACGTGAATTTGGCGCACGTTTTACCGTATTAAAGTCAGGCGGTTGTGTCGCCCCCCACTATTGTTCAATTTTCCAAGCGAAAGGCAATAACGTTGATCATTGGTCGGTGATGTTACGAGTCGATAGTGACGGTGCATTATGGTTTTATCCTCGCGAAGATTTATCGAAACGACAATTGATATCAAAAAATGCCATTGGCCGCCCCTTTGATATGAAGGTATTAGATGATGGCTTAAATTATGAAATGTTCATCGACGGCCAATCAGTTGGCACAGGTCAGTGGCAACGTACTAAAGAAATTGGTTTTCGTTGGGGGATTTATGTTGGCCGCTCAGCAGTACCTGAAGACATCATTGTTTTGGTGACTGGCGCTTCAATGAAATAGGCATATCAGGCTGGCACGGTATCAAAGTGAGTGCCTGTTATGGGAGCCGCTTAGCTGTTCCCAGTTTTTCTTACGGCACAATAAAATAAATAGGTTAATCATGATGAACACCTTAATATTTAATACATTTTTAAAATTAAAACCACTTGGGTTGCTATGCCTTTTTTAGTGATAAGTGCATGTTCATTTAGCGGCATATACAATAACAGCTCAGGCAATTCTCAAGCTGCTACTGCCCCTATCACACTTAAAGTGGGTGAAGGTTTTGTGGATCCTATTGGTTATTATGAATCAATACCTCGTTTTTCTTGGCAAATTGACCCAACGGCAAGTTATAAATTTCAACAAGCATTTCAAATTCAAATGGCATCGTCTGTCTCAAAGATTGCAGATGCTGATTTATGGGATAGTTTAAAACAACAATCATCAGCTAACGCTTGGATAAAATATCAAGGTAAACCACTGTCATCAAGTCAAAAAGTCTACTGGCGCGTTCGTATTTGGGATGAAGACAATCAGGTTTCTAATTGGAGCAAACCAGCGACTATTGAATTAGGGTTATTGTCTAATCACGACTGGCAAGGCAAGTGGATCCGTCATCCAGAAACAGGTGATACGGTCACATTTGATGTATCCGATAATAAAACGAAAGAAGTTAAAACAGTAACAAACAAAGTTTATCGTCCACAATATTTAAGACGGTCTTTTACAACCCACGACAATACCAACTTAGAAAAGACAGAAATTAAACCTAGCATCAAACAAGTACGTTTATACATTACCTCAAAAGGTATTTTTAACGCTTATGTGAATGGTCAAAAAGTTTCAGAAGATGTGATGACCCCAGGTTGGACACCATATAAACAGCGGATTGAAACCTTAACCTATGATGTTACTTCGCTGGTTAATTTAGGTACAAATGTACTCGCGGCCACCGTAGCCGAGGGCTGGCATACCGGACGTTACTTAAAGTTAAGAGCATTAAAAGTCGAACCTTCAGCCTTATTAGCACAGCTTGAAATTACCTATAGCGATGGCACATCGCAAATAGTAACAACAGCTCAAAACTGGCAAGTGACACTTAACGGCCCTATTCGCTCGGCGGGTAATTGTGATGGCGAAACTTATGACGCTAATTACGAAATGTCGGGGTGGAATACGGTTGATTTTAACGCTAATGACTGGAATACAGTTATCACCGAAAACATCGAACCACACGTTGCGCTAGCGCCTAAACGCCACCAAGCGGCAGCGATAAAATTAACCATACCAGCACAAGAAATTGTTGAGGTAGCTAATCCAAAACCCGGAGTGGTGGTGTTTGATATGGGGCAAAACATGCTGGGCGTGCCTGAATTATCATTGCCTGGTATTGCTAATCAAAAAATGACCTTTCGTTTTGCTGAAGCTCTACATAAAAATACCTTTTATACTAAAAATTTACGTACCGCAAAAGCAACAGACTACTATACGCCCGCTAAATCAGGCCAAATCAATTATATTCCTACTTTTACCTTTCATGGTTATCGATATGTCGAAATCTCAGGCTTTGATCAATCTAAAACACCTGAGTTAAGTTGGGTGAAGGGTCGAGTATTACATTCAAACTTTATTGTAAATGCCAATTTTAAAAGCGCTCATGCTAAGCTGAATAAACTCTCTAAAAATGTGGTTTGGGGCCTCCGCGGTAACTTTTTAGATATTCCAACCGATTGCCCACAACGAGATGAGCGTTTAGGTTGGACTGGTGACGCTCAAGTTTTTGCCGCACCTTCAATGTACATGGCTGATGTGTATGGCTTTTGGGCCGCATGGATGCAATCGGTCAGAGAAGCGCAAAACCCAGACGGCGGTGTACCAAACTTTGTACCAAATAAAGGCCATGGTTTTGGTAAATTAGCTTCTGCTGGCTGGGGAGATGTTGCCGTAATCATCCCTTGGGAGCTTTATTTATTAAATGGCGATAAACAATTTTTACGAGACAACTATGACATGATCAAAGGCTGGCTCGATTTTCACAACTCTAGGTCAGAAAACTATATTTCGAGCCTACGTGGTTTTAAAGATTGGTTACAACCCTACGCCAAAAAAGGTCAAACGCCACAGTATTTAATATCCACGGCTTATTATGCACGCTCATTAGATTACGCCGTAAAAATCGCCAAAGTACTCGGTTATGAAAATGACGCTTCAGCCTATACCCAGACATTAAATAAAGTAAAACAGGCCTTTCGCAATAAGTTTTACGATGAAAATACCAAGGTAAAAAGTGCCTCAACACAAACCAGTTATCTGTTACCACTGGCATTTGAGTTATTTGAGGGTCAAGACCGGATTAATGCACAGCAACATTTAGTAAAAACCATTAAAGCCAGCGATAAACATTTAGGTACAGGCTTTTTAGGCACGCCTTTATTGGCCCCGGTACTACAAAAAATCGGCCGAAGCGATTTGATGTTTGATGTATTGTTTAAAGAAACCTATCCCTCATGGTTTTATTCTATCAATAATGGCGCCACCACCACGTGGGAGCGATGGAATTCATACTCACTTGCAGAAGGTTTTAGTAAAGAGTCCATGAACTCGCTTAACCATTACGCCTATGGCGCTGTAGCTAAATGGTTTTATGAAGGCATTTTAGGCATTCAACCCGCCAGTGCAGGTTTTAAAGAGATTAATATTGCACCGCAATTTAATCATCGGTTAAAACATGCATCGGGCAGTTACAAAACACCTCAAGGTGAAGTAAAAGTGAGCTGGAAAATCGAGCAAGATCAACTTGATATGCAAGTCAGCATTCCAAAAAACAGCCGCGGTAATTTTAAGTTACCACAGGTGACTGACTTAACAATTAATGGCGTAAAATTAACTGAATCGAATCAGCACATTTTAGCTCAGCAACCACCCGGTGTTTACCAAATTAACGGCATCATTTTGCCTGCTAAATCAAACTAAAACATAAAGAGTAACCTTATGAGTATCCAAAGTTTATTTAACAAAATGCCCTGTTATATTAATGGCCTGCTGCTGTTAATATTGACCTCAGTCGCCGGCTGCAGCCTAAACGATAACGACAGTAACCGGATTGCCCAACCACAATCATTAAAAATTAACGAAGGCTTTAGCAATCCGCTTGGATTTTACGATGCAAAGCCCAATTTTTCATGGCAATTGCCAGCAAGTAGCAGCGTAAAAGCACAAAGCCGCTACCAAATAAAAGTGGTATCAAAACCTGAACTGTTAAGCCAATCAGCCGATTTGTGGGACTCTGGGGTGGTACAGAGCGAACAAACAACTTTTATTGAATATCAGGGTAAAGCACTGGACTCAAGACAAAAAGTGTATTGGCAGGTTCGATTTTGGGATCAAAACCAACAGGTATCAAACTGGAGCGAACCGGCTCAGTTTGAGCTTGGTTTATTAAACAATCATGATTGGTCAGCAAAATGGATTGAAATTGATAGCAAAAAACCGATTCAATTAAATCAATATAAAACGCCTATTCATATACCACAGCATTTACGAACTGAGTTTAACGCCAATAAAACCATAAAAAGTGCGCGTTTATATATTACGGCCAAAGGCGTATTTGAAGCTTTTATTAATGGCAAACGAATTGGAAACGATATATTAACGCCGGGCTACACGCCCTATAAAAAACGAATTGAAACCCTCACCTATGATGTGACCCCGCAAATTACCCAAGGGCTTAACGCAATAGGAATTCAACTGGCGGAAGGTTGGTATGCCGGCCGATTTGGGCCTAAACGCCATTGGCATAAAAAATTAAAGCTAACGCCAAAAGTACTGGCTCAATTAGAAATTGAATATGCCGATGGCAGTCAACAACAAATTGTAACGGATCAAAACTGGCAAGCCACTCAAAATGGCCCTGTGCGCACCTCGGGTTTATATGATGGCGAACGTTATAATGCTAACGTTGAATTACCAGGCTGGGCGCAAACAGGGTTTGATAGCTCTGATTGGTCTGGGGTAAAAACATCAAACATTGAAGCGGATGTGTTACTGCAACCCAAACGCCATTTTACCTCTAAAAATAAACAACTATTACCTGCCCTTTCGGTTAATAAAGTTAATCGTAAAACCATCTTTGATTTAGGCCAGAATATGGTTGGCGTACCTAAAATAAAAGTGCCAATGAAACAAGGCCAAACCCTTAAATTGCGCTTTGCCGAAGGGGTAAATCAAGACGGTTCGCTTTATACCAAAAACCTAGGCAGTGCTAAGCAACTGGATTTTTATACCGCCAAACAAGACGGAATAGTTGAATGGCAGCCACAGTTCACCTTTCATGGTTTCCGCTATGTTGAAATCAGTGGTTACGACACTGAATTTAAACCAAAGCTAGATTGGGTAACGGGTGTAGTGCAATATACTGACTTTAAAATGACAGGTAAATTTGAAAGCTCAGATCCACTGTTAAATCAACTGCAATCAAATATTGAATGGGGCTTAAAAGGTAACTTTTTAGATATACCAACCGATTGTCCGCAACGTTCAGAGCGTTTAGGTTGGACAGGTGACGCCTTAGCTTTTGCCAATACGTCTTTGTATATTGCTGACAGCCATGCCTTTTGGTCGGCTTGGATGCAATCTATCCGAGAAGAGCAATTTGAAGATAACAGTATACCTGTGGTTGTTCCAAATGAAGTGGGCGAAATCGCTCAAGCGGGTTGGTCTGATGCAGCAGTCACTATTCCTTGGGATGTTTATTGGCGCACCGGTGATAAAAACATTTTGGCTGAAAACTATGAAATGATGACCCGCTGGATCAAATATCATCAAACTCAGCTCAATAACGGTATTAGTGAAATGTGGACAGTCGGCGACTGGCTACAACCTTATTCACAGCGTGAAGATTCAAGACGAGGCGAAACGGATCATAGCTTAATCTCAACCGCT
The sequence above is a segment of the Catenovulum adriaticum genome. Coding sequences within it:
- a CDS encoding alpha-L-rhamnosidase produces the protein MSIQSLFNKMPCYINGLLLLILTSVAGCSLNDNDSNRIAQPQSLKINEGFSNPLGFYDAKPNFSWQLPASSSVKAQSRYQIKVVSKPELLSQSADLWDSGVVQSEQTTFIEYQGKALDSRQKVYWQVRFWDQNQQVSNWSEPAQFELGLLNNHDWSAKWIEIDSKKPIQLNQYKTPIHIPQHLRTEFNANKTIKSARLYITAKGVFEAFINGKRIGNDILTPGYTPYKKRIETLTYDVTPQITQGLNAIGIQLAEGWYAGRFGPKRHWHKKLKLTPKVLAQLEIEYADGSQQQIVTDQNWQATQNGPVRTSGLYDGERYNANVELPGWAQTGFDSSDWSGVKTSNIEADVLLQPKRHFTSKNKQLLPALSVNKVNRKTIFDLGQNMVGVPKIKVPMKQGQTLKLRFAEGVNQDGSLYTKNLGSAKQLDFYTAKQDGIVEWQPQFTFHGFRYVEISGYDTEFKPKLDWVTGVVQYTDFKMTGKFESSDPLLNQLQSNIEWGLKGNFLDIPTDCPQRSERLGWTGDALAFANTSLYIADSHAFWSAWMQSIREEQFEDNSIPVVVPNEVGEIAQAGWSDAAVTIPWDVYWRTGDKNILAENYEMMTRWIKYHQTQLNNGISEMWTVGDWLQPYSQREDSRRGETDHSLISTAFYARSVEFTLNSAKVLGKIDDVKKYSTLLAEIKTRFQQHFFDQGGRLQVGKQTQTAYLLAIGFDLLDAATTKKAVPHLLATFEDANNHLRTGFLGTPLIAPVLEKVGRTDLAFDLLFKKTYPSWLYSVTQGATTVWERWDGYTHNNGFADKQGSLNHYAYGAIGEWIYDRVVGISPLTAGYKKIRIAPLITEHLQFAQGEFQSVYGTIKSHWEKTNSGLIMNISIPSNTQAQIEIPHLNKAVYINQQRLTSDRFEIIERNQQHVVILVEAGEHQIEVKSKDL